The window ATCGACCCCGCATCGTCGCCTGGCGGACCGGGGTTCCGGCCATGCCCCTCCCCAACCGGCCTCTGGACACGTTCCTGACGGAGGCACGCCGGCTGGGGATCACGCACGCCGTGATCACCGAGGCCGCCGCCGAACCCGAGTTGTTGGAGCGCTGGCAGCAGTGGCTACGCGAGCGCCCCGAGTTGTTCACCCTGGTCGAGACGGTGGGCCCGGTGCGCCTCTACCGCGTGCACCTCGCTCCCTCGACGTCGTGAAACGTCGAACTCGATCAGAGGCGAGCCCAGGCGCGTAGCTGGTTCCAGACTGTGTGGGCTTCGCGCACGCCCGCCCAGGTGGTGACCCCCAGATAGATGACCCCGTAGGTGCCGAGCACCACGGCGGCCCGCAGGATCGGTCCAACCGGAGCCACAGCCAGCTTCACGCCCCAGGCCGCTGCCGCGGCCAAGGCGGCGATGCCCCACAGCTTGAGGAGGAGCGCGACGAACCCGGGTGGTCGCGTCCACCCGAGCCGCCGATCCAGCCAACGGCGCAAGAGGAGGAACTCCACCCAGCCACTCACTCCCAACGCTGCCCCCAGACCGGCCGCGCCCCAGCGAGCGTCGATGCCCAGCCAACGGACCACGGGGACGGCCAGCACCGCCCCCACGACACCGCGGAGCGCCAGACGCCACACGGACGCCTTGAGCGGCGTCATCGCGTCCCCCAACGCATAGAACGCGGTGGCGTGCAGGCCCCCCATGGACGCACCCACCAAGCCGACCGAAGACGCACCCAGGATCGCCCACACGAAGCGCGCATCCTCGGACGTGAATTGCCCTCCCTGGTAGACGGCCGCCGCGATCACATCCCCCAGAGTGATGAACGCAACTGCGCAGGCCACCAGCAGAAACGCCGTGTGCCGGAGCGCACTGTCGAGCGGGCCTCGCAGTCGTTCGGCCACCGTAGCCTGGTCCGCCGTCGCCGCCGAGAGTTCGGGCAGTAGCGCGGCGGAGATGGCGACGGTGAAGAGACCGACGGGCAGGGAGTAGAGCAGCTGCGAGTAGTTCAACAGCGCCAGCGCCCCCGTGGACACGAACCCCGCGATGGCCACCTCCACCCAGGTGCCGAGGCGACCGATCAGCCCTCGAACCGTGGCAGGTCCGGCGTTGCGCGCAACCTCCCTCAGGTGCTGCGGATCCTCCACACCCGCGCGGGGCGCCCCCACCAACGCCAGGACCGCCGGAAGTTGCACCGCGACCTGCAGGGCGGCGCCCACCAACGCCCCCCAGGCCGCCGCCACCGCCACCTGGTTCGCACGTCCCGTGCGCCCCGCGAGCGCCAGCGCCACGGTGATGGAGACCGCCGAGAGGATGGGCACCGCGTAGGGCAGGAAGAAGCGTCGATGGCTGTTGAGCACGCCCAGACACCAGGCCCCCACCACCAGCAGACCGACTGCGGGGAAGAGGAGTCGCACCAGCCGGACGGTCAGGTCGGCCTTGGCCGCGTCGAACCCGGGTGCGATCCACCCGACCAGGAGCGGGGCGGACAGTACACCCGCAACCACCAGCGCAGTCACGATCAACGCGTGGATGGAGCCGACCACCCAGGCCAAGCGCCGGGCTTCCTCCTGGGCTCCCTCCGCCAGCAAACGGCTGTAGCGAGGGATGAAGGCGGAGGAAAACACCCGCTCGCCCAGGACGCTCTCCATGAGCGTCGGGATCCGGAATGCCGCTCCGAAGGCATCGGCGGCGTCCGAGGTGCCCAGGTAGTGCGCGAAGAAGCGTTCGCGCACCAGACCCGCCACCCGGCTGAGTGAAACGGCGACCGTCACATGGGAGGCGCCGCGTCGCATGTGCGTGCGTGTCAGAGGCCTGTCGTCCCGATTCCGAACCCGCGCCCCGCATCCCGTCGGACGGCCGAGGGGGCCACCGTCCAGCCGGAACCCAACCTAGCAGGTCCTTCCGGTGCTCCGACAACCCGACCGCAGCCGCCCCACCTCCCGGCACAGCGCATCCAGTGGCACGGTCGGCGGGGTTGGCCCTAGCATTGCAGCGTCCAGGAAAGACCCCCGTCCCTCCGGACCCCCATTTGAGCACGCTCTCGCAGGCCTTCACCTACGCCCGTTTCCTCCGGGGCTTCCCGCGCTACTTGCGCTCGGCCCTGACCTTGGAGGAAGCGCGTGCCGCGTTGCAGGAGCGCCTCGAGCGCCGTGCGGAGCATCTGGTGGACATGGCCGAGCGCGTGTTCTTCGGCCTTGCGAGCAGCCCCTACCTTCCCTTGCTGGAACAGGCAGGGTGTTCGTTCGCGGACTTCCGCGCCTCGGTCGCCGACCTGGGGGTGGAGCCTACGCTGCACCGACTTCGCGAGGCCGGCGTCTACTTCACGTTCGAGGAGTACAAGGGCCGCGTGCCGGTCGTTCGAGGCGGACGCGAAATCCCCGTCAGCGAAGGTCGCTTCGACAACCCGTTCCTCACGCACTTCTTTCGGACCTCCACCGGTGGATCGACGGGCCGCCCCACGCGTACGTCGGCGGACCTGGTTCACATGGAAGTCCAGTCGCAGTACCGCATGCTGCTGCTGGAGACCCACGGACTGCTGGACGTGCCCTTTTCGGTCTGGCGGCCAGCCCTGCCCTCGGGGAGCGGCCTCAACAACATCCTGCGGCAGGCACGCATGGGGCGTCCGGTGGACCGTTGGTTCACCCCGCTCGTCCCCGGAGACTACGCGCCGGAGCTCAAGTACAAGCTGGCCACCGAAGGAGCAGTGCTGGCGGGTCGCGCCTGCGGTGTCTCCTTCGTGCGGCCAGAGCCCGTGCCGCTGGATGGTGCCGTCAGCATCGCCCGCTACCTGGCGGATACGGTGCGCACGCAAGGCGGAGCCTGCCTCAGCACCACGGTGAGCTGCGGGCTCAGGGTGGCGCTGGCCGCGCGCTCAGCGCGGGTCGACCTGAGCGGGGCATGTCTGTTGGTGGCGGGCGAGCCTCCCACCGAGGCGAAGGTCCGTGGAATGGAAGCATCCGGGGCATCCGTGCTGAGCGACTACGGGGCTGCCGAGACCGGGCGGATCGCACTGGGATGCGCGCATCCGGATCACTTCACCGACATGCACCTGACCACCGATACGGTCGCGGTCGTGCCTTTTCCCCGTCTGGTGCCCGACTCGGGGGAGACCGTGGCTGCGCTCAACATCACGTCGTTGGTACCTACCATGCCCAAGCTCTTCCTCAATCAGGAGCTGGACGACTTCGCCGAGATGGAGGAGCGTGAATGCGGCTGTCCCCTGGGGGAGCTCGGCCTTCACACCCACATCCGGCGGGTGCGCA is drawn from Gemmatimonadota bacterium and contains these coding sequences:
- the murJ gene encoding murein biosynthesis integral membrane protein MurJ, with amino-acid sequence MRRGASHVTVAVSLSRVAGLVRERFFAHYLGTSDAADAFGAAFRIPTLMESVLGERVFSSAFIPRYSRLLAEGAQEEARRLAWVVGSIHALIVTALVVAGVLSAPLLVGWIAPGFDAAKADLTVRLVRLLFPAVGLLVVGAWCLGVLNSHRRFFLPYAVPILSAVSITVALALAGRTGRANQVAVAAAWGALVGAALQVAVQLPAVLALVGAPRAGVEDPQHLREVARNAGPATVRGLIGRLGTWVEVAIAGFVSTGALALLNYSQLLYSLPVGLFTVAISAALLPELSAATADQATVAERLRGPLDSALRHTAFLLVACAVAFITLGDVIAAAVYQGGQFTSEDARFVWAILGASSVGLVGASMGGLHATAFYALGDAMTPLKASVWRLALRGVVGAVLAVPVVRWLGIDARWGAAGLGAALGVSGWVEFLLLRRWLDRRLGWTRPPGFVALLLKLWGIAALAAAAAWGVKLAVAPVGPILRAAVVLGTYGVIYLGVTTWAGVREAHTVWNQLRAWARL